From the Candidatus Methanoplasma cognatum genome, one window contains:
- a CDS encoding RNA-binding protein: MADVRIRKRKRMRSKEIKTISSELEEALGVPVFTEDDPVDFAESSDFDLLFVGGDILGLVHGGRPFLTVRGVIKYRPVRRYVTVDMGAVPFITNGADCMGPGIVEADPTIKTGDLVWIKDVKNGMPLAIGVSERSGEELIQKKPGKAIKSIHNVGDKLWKTGE; the protein is encoded by the coding sequence ATGGCAGACGTCAGAATAAGAAAAAGAAAGAGGATGAGGAGCAAGGAGATAAAGACGATATCGTCCGAACTGGAAGAAGCGCTAGGGGTTCCGGTCTTCACTGAGGATGACCCCGTGGACTTCGCTGAGAGTTCGGACTTCGACCTGTTGTTCGTAGGCGGCGACATCCTCGGCCTGGTCCACGGCGGAAGGCCGTTCCTGACGGTGAGAGGCGTGATAAAGTACAGGCCCGTCAGAAGATACGTCACAGTGGACATGGGGGCGGTCCCCTTCATAACCAACGGAGCGGACTGCATGGGCCCGGGCATAGTCGAGGCGGATCCCACCATAAAAACCGGGGACCTTGTCTGGATAAAGGATGTCAAGAACGGGATGCCGCTTGCCATAGGCGTCTCGGAAAGGAGCGGAGAGGAACTCATCCAAAAAAAGCCAGGAAAGGCAATAAAGAGCATTCATAACGTTGGAGATAAGCTTTGGAAGACCGGGGAGTGA
- the hisF gene encoding imidazole glycerol phosphate synthase subunit HisF, whose protein sequence is MLTKRIIPCLDVRDGKVVKGVRFQNLRDVGHPPDLAGEYEAQGADEVVFLDISATLEARDTMLRIVSETAERLFVPLTVGGGIRTKQDMRAALSAGADKVSVNSAAVADPSIIRECADDFGRQCVVVAIDARKKDGRWEVHTHGGTVPANIDAVEWAGKVEDLGAGEILLTSMDADGVGKGYDIALTAAVADAVSIPVIASGGVGSMEHIYQVFAQTGAAAALAASIFHYNECSVGQVKEYLRDRGVAVR, encoded by the coding sequence ATGCTCACAAAAAGGATAATCCCATGTCTGGACGTCAGGGACGGAAAGGTTGTAAAAGGCGTCAGGTTCCAGAACCTCAGGGACGTGGGGCATCCGCCGGACCTAGCCGGGGAGTACGAGGCACAGGGCGCCGACGAAGTGGTGTTCCTAGACATATCGGCCACGCTGGAGGCAAGAGATACGATGCTGCGCATAGTTTCCGAGACGGCGGAAAGGCTGTTCGTGCCGCTGACGGTCGGCGGGGGGATAAGGACAAAGCAGGACATGAGGGCTGCGCTCAGCGCGGGTGCGGACAAGGTATCAGTCAATTCAGCCGCAGTGGCGGACCCGTCGATAATAAGAGAGTGCGCGGATGATTTCGGGAGACAGTGCGTAGTGGTGGCAATAGACGCCAGGAAGAAGGACGGCCGCTGGGAGGTACATACGCACGGAGGAACGGTACCTGCAAATATCGACGCGGTCGAGTGGGCCGGAAAGGTTGAGGACCTCGGGGCGGGGGAGATCCTCCTGACGTCCATGGACGCCGACGGCGTCGGGAAAGGTTACGACATCGCCCTTACGGCGGCGGTCGCCGACGCCGTGTCGATACCGGTGATCGCATCCGGAGGTGTCGGTTCCATGGAGCACATATATCAGGTGTTCGCACAGACAGGCGCGGCGGCCGCTCTGGCGGCCTCTATATTCCATTATAACGAGTGTAGCGTCGGTCAGGTAAAGGAATACCTCAGAGACAGAGGCGTGGCGGTAAGATGA
- a CDS encoding VOC family protein — protein MPIGDPGGGNFLYTEEGLPESIFSATVPCADIDRALSFYSGLLGMDVLYKKEGEAAVRRNGATLLLKVSDATGADTGIFLGVENPYDLHRRLIDDGVVFVKDPARTPLGVSTSFKDHDGNIIHAIEMKADLRL, from the coding sequence ATGCCCATAGGTGATCCAGGCGGAGGGAATTTTTTATACACGGAGGAAGGGCTCCCGGAGTCCATATTCTCAGCGACGGTCCCATGCGCCGATATCGACCGGGCGCTGTCCTTTTACAGCGGGCTGCTGGGAATGGATGTTCTTTACAAAAAAGAGGGGGAGGCGGCGGTAAGAAGGAACGGCGCAACGCTCCTTCTGAAAGTGTCTGATGCTACCGGGGCGGACACGGGGATATTCCTCGGAGTCGAGAACCCGTATGACCTTCACAGGCGGCTGATCGATGACGGAGTGGTCTTCGTAAAGGATCCGGCAAGGACGCCGCTGGGAGTTTCCACCTCATTCAAAGACCACGACGGCAATATCATACACGCGATCGAGATGAAGGCGGATCTTCGGCTTTGA
- a CDS encoding glutamine synthetase III has protein sequence MPGRFSAIEQAFEREPIAAAPPARDTSSYYGCNVFNREAMRKYLSSETRMIVYESIEKGVTLDKWIGEHVASGMKRWAMDMGATHYTHWFQPLTGGTAEKHDSFAEPHIQGRSLEEFSGNKLCQQEPDASSFPSGGLRNTFEARGYTAWDPSSPAFILGDCLCIPTVFISYTGEALDYKTPLMRSTSAVKKAASDVLAYFGMGDAAVFSYLGWEQEYFLVDSSLYVLRPDLMLSDRTLIGHDSARNQQLDDHYFGSIPPRVMEFMKEVEYEGYKLGIPLKTRHNEVAPNQFEIAPVFEEMDLAVDHNLLLMSIMRRVADRHKFKVLFHEKPFKGINGSGKHCNWSLGTDDGTALLSPGKTDEENLRFFAFMANVLKAVYDNNGLLKASIVSASNAHRLGANEAPPAIMSSFLGKQITAAFEELLGTENVVKMEDKKGHSVGIPQVPELLVDNTDRNRTSPFAFTGNRFEFRAAGSSANCASPMTVLNTAVAYQLRQFKEAVDKRISAGEPVMKAVLDETRETYRACRAVCFDGNGYSDEWKKEAERRGLDTESSVPVILDHFTAPMTIKMYEDTGVLSEVELRARNEVAWEHYSKKVEIESRVLSDLAYNHVIPVAIRFQNVLFDNVLKSRELFTDEEFEKYSPQELRQIKEIADYINYIRTAADDMDRMCDEFSLLEGREMAMAYHDRLIPRMDSMRGYVDSLENIVDDQMWPLPKYRELLFIR, from the coding sequence ATGCCAGGAAGGTTCAGCGCAATAGAGCAGGCTTTTGAAAGGGAACCGATTGCGGCAGCGCCGCCGGCGAGAGACACGTCCTCTTACTACGGATGTAACGTATTCAACAGGGAGGCAATGAGAAAATACCTCTCCTCCGAGACAAGGATGATAGTTTATGAGTCGATCGAAAAGGGCGTGACCCTTGACAAGTGGATCGGAGAGCACGTAGCGTCCGGGATGAAGCGCTGGGCCATGGACATGGGAGCGACCCACTATACGCACTGGTTCCAGCCCCTGACAGGAGGGACCGCCGAAAAACACGACTCCTTTGCCGAACCGCACATACAGGGCAGATCACTGGAAGAGTTCAGCGGAAACAAGCTGTGCCAGCAGGAGCCGGATGCCTCATCCTTCCCCAGCGGAGGACTGAGGAACACATTCGAAGCGAGAGGATACACCGCTTGGGACCCGTCTTCGCCCGCTTTCATACTCGGGGACTGTCTGTGCATACCGACGGTGTTCATATCTTACACAGGCGAGGCCCTTGATTATAAGACCCCCCTTATGAGGTCCACATCCGCCGTGAAGAAGGCGGCCTCGGATGTCCTGGCATATTTCGGGATGGGGGATGCCGCCGTATTCTCCTATCTCGGTTGGGAACAGGAATACTTCCTTGTGGACAGTTCTCTGTATGTGCTGCGCCCGGACCTGATGCTCTCGGACAGGACGCTCATAGGGCACGACAGCGCGAGGAACCAGCAACTGGACGACCATTACTTCGGATCCATACCTCCGAGGGTTATGGAGTTCATGAAGGAAGTGGAATACGAAGGATATAAACTCGGGATACCTCTGAAGACAAGGCACAACGAGGTCGCTCCGAACCAGTTCGAGATCGCCCCGGTGTTCGAGGAGATGGACCTGGCAGTGGATCACAACCTTCTGCTTATGTCAATAATGAGGAGGGTGGCCGACCGTCACAAGTTCAAGGTCCTATTCCACGAGAAGCCGTTCAAAGGGATCAACGGGTCCGGCAAACACTGCAACTGGTCACTGGGCACGGACGACGGCACCGCGCTCCTCTCACCCGGGAAGACGGACGAGGAGAACCTCAGGTTCTTCGCATTCATGGCGAACGTTCTGAAAGCGGTGTATGATAACAACGGGCTTCTCAAGGCATCCATAGTCTCTGCGTCGAACGCCCACAGGCTCGGGGCGAACGAGGCGCCGCCGGCAATAATGTCCTCATTTCTGGGGAAACAGATAACGGCGGCCTTCGAGGAACTCCTCGGCACAGAGAATGTGGTCAAGATGGAGGACAAGAAAGGACACAGCGTGGGCATACCTCAGGTCCCCGAGCTGCTCGTAGATAACACAGACAGGAACAGGACGTCGCCCTTCGCGTTCACAGGGAACCGCTTTGAGTTCAGGGCGGCGGGGTCGTCGGCGAACTGCGCATCCCCCATGACAGTGCTGAACACGGCGGTCGCATACCAGCTCAGACAGTTCAAGGAAGCGGTCGACAAGAGGATATCGGCAGGCGAACCTGTGATGAAGGCGGTCCTCGATGAGACGCGCGAAACCTACAGGGCGTGCAGGGCCGTATGTTTCGACGGCAACGGATACTCTGACGAGTGGAAGAAAGAAGCTGAACGCCGCGGCCTAGACACGGAGAGCTCCGTCCCAGTGATACTGGACCACTTCACGGCTCCCATGACGATAAAGATGTATGAGGACACCGGGGTGCTTTCGGAGGTCGAACTCAGGGCGAGGAACGAGGTCGCGTGGGAACACTATTCCAAGAAGGTTGAGATAGAATCGAGGGTGCTGAGCGACCTGGCATACAACCACGTGATACCCGTGGCGATAAGATTCCAGAATGTCCTGTTCGACAATGTACTGAAGAGCAGGGAGCTCTTCACCGACGAGGAGTTCGAAAAATATTCTCCTCAGGAACTGCGGCAGATAAAGGAGATAGCGGACTACATCAACTACATCAGAACGGCGGCCGACGACATGGACCGGATGTGTGATGAGTTCTCCCTGCTGGAAGGGCGCGAGATGGCCATGGCGTATCACGATAGGCTGATCCCCCGTATGGACAGCATGAGGGGCTATGTCGACTCGCTCGAGAACATAGTGGACGACCAGATGTGGCCTCTTCCTAAGTACAGGGAACTGCTGTTCATACGCTGA
- the hisH gene encoding imidazole glycerol phosphate synthase subunit HisH, with the protein MEVTVSLADYGVGNLHSINKALRNAGGDVRVVTDMRDLIDSECIVFPGVGAFDRTMERLIPYRDDIRAVLGSGVPVLGICIGMHILFDGSEEGGTEGLGLISGRVKRLTAGQVPHMGWNSVDAEDEIFGGVDSRYFYFAHSYFGSPEDRSLVIGTTEHGGAEIPVLFRKKNVYGCQFHPEKSGLSGGRFIRNFIEFAKERQ; encoded by the coding sequence ATGGAGGTGACCGTTTCGCTGGCCGACTATGGCGTAGGCAATCTTCACTCGATAAATAAGGCGCTTAGGAACGCCGGAGGGGACGTCAGGGTGGTGACCGACATGAGGGATCTGATCGATTCCGAATGTATAGTATTCCCCGGCGTGGGCGCATTCGACAGAACGATGGAGAGACTCATCCCTTACAGGGACGATATCCGTGCGGTGCTAGGATCCGGAGTGCCCGTACTGGGCATCTGCATAGGAATGCACATACTCTTCGACGGAAGCGAGGAGGGCGGCACGGAAGGATTGGGCCTCATATCCGGCAGAGTAAAGCGTCTGACCGCTGGGCAGGTCCCGCACATGGGGTGGAATTCCGTAGACGCCGAAGACGAGATATTCGGAGGGGTGGACAGCAGATATTTCTATTTCGCGCACTCCTACTTCGGTAGCCCGGAGGACCGTTCCCTGGTGATCGGAACGACGGAACACGGCGGCGCGGAGATACCGGTACTGTTCAGAAAAAAGAACGTGTACGGTTGCCAATTCCATCCTGAGAAGAGCGGCCTTTCTGGAGGCCGGTTTATAAGGAATTTCATAGAATTCGCAAAGGAGCGGCAATGA
- the argH gene encoding argininosuccinate lyase, producing the protein MGQKALWSGRYDGGMDDSTLEFTSSLDTDLALGFYDIMGSIAHVTMLRDCGVLSGGDAGEMIEGLRAILKDVKEERLEIDCGLEDIHTNIEHALTMLKGPVGGKLHTGRSRNDQVATDLRMYLRDAVLEAAKDIDILIKTLTDLASNSLTVIMPGFTHMQHAQPVTAAQHMMAHAFRLGRDAERFLESFERINVCPLGAGALAGTTYPIDRKQTSDLLGFGRPTENSMDSVSDRDFVIETAFCASMLAVHLSSMAEELILWSSPEFGFIEMDDRYTTGSSMMPQKKNPDVAELIRGRTGGIIGDLVAALVLMKGLPLTYNRDLQEDKKIIMGSVHTAIQCTLMMSKIISTMRFDADRMSDLTKKGYINATDMADYLVAKGMPFREAYGAVGSAVRFCIREKRGLEELTLSEMKEFSGLIDDDVFDVLPIEKCVERRCSLGGTSPRSVEAQISGTLSSLTDREGRISRKISAINDCWNKLAD; encoded by the coding sequence ATGGGACAAAAGGCTCTTTGGTCCGGCAGGTACGACGGCGGCATGGACGATTCGACACTCGAGTTCACATCATCGCTTGATACGGACCTTGCTCTGGGATTCTATGATATCATGGGTTCCATAGCACATGTGACGATGCTGAGGGATTGCGGCGTCCTTTCCGGCGGCGACGCAGGCGAGATGATCGAGGGGCTGAGGGCCATTCTGAAAGATGTGAAGGAGGAGAGGCTAGAGATCGACTGCGGCCTAGAGGATATACACACAAACATAGAGCATGCCCTTACTATGCTCAAAGGTCCGGTCGGGGGAAAGCTGCACACGGGCAGGAGCAGGAACGACCAAGTCGCGACGGACCTCAGGATGTATCTGCGCGATGCGGTGCTTGAGGCGGCAAAGGACATCGACATCCTTATCAAAACGCTTACGGACCTGGCAAGCAACTCGCTAACTGTGATAATGCCCGGGTTCACGCATATGCAACATGCCCAGCCAGTTACGGCGGCGCAGCACATGATGGCGCACGCATTCAGGCTCGGCAGGGATGCCGAAAGGTTTCTGGAATCATTTGAGCGTATCAACGTATGCCCGCTGGGCGCCGGCGCGCTGGCCGGCACCACATACCCCATCGACCGTAAACAGACGTCAGACCTGCTGGGATTCGGACGCCCCACGGAGAATTCGATGGACAGCGTCAGCGACAGGGACTTTGTGATAGAGACCGCATTCTGCGCATCGATGCTGGCGGTTCACCTGTCGTCAATGGCGGAAGAGCTCATATTGTGGTCGTCGCCGGAGTTTGGCTTCATAGAGATGGACGACAGATATACGACAGGGTCATCGATGATGCCCCAGAAGAAGAACCCGGATGTCGCCGAACTCATAAGAGGAAGAACGGGAGGCATAATAGGGGACCTCGTCGCCGCATTGGTGCTCATGAAAGGCCTGCCGCTGACATACAACCGCGACCTGCAGGAAGACAAGAAAATAATAATGGGGTCGGTGCACACCGCAATACAATGCACGCTGATGATGTCAAAGATCATTTCCACAATGAGATTCGATGCGGACCGCATGTCCGATCTCACAAAGAAGGGATACATCAACGCGACCGACATGGCGGACTACCTTGTGGCGAAGGGTATGCCCTTCCGCGAGGCGTACGGGGCCGTAGGCTCGGCGGTGAGATTCTGCATCCGCGAGAAAAGAGGACTGGAAGAGCTGACACTGTCTGAGATGAAAGAGTTCTCCGGCCTTATAGACGACGACGTGTTCGATGTCTTACCAATCGAAAAATGTGTGGAGAGGCGCTGTTCCCTCGGCGGGACATCCCCGCGGAGCGTCGAAGCGCAGATATCCGGAACGCTCAGTTCCCTCACGGACAGAGAGGGCCGCATAAGCCGGAAGATATCCGCGATCAATGACTGCTGGAACAAGCTTGCAGATTAA
- a CDS encoding HD domain-containing protein, with protein MSEISKVIHDPVHGSIVVDEPFLTILDRHEMQRLRGVSQLGLGNMVFPGANHTRFEHSLGVYHLAGRMASSIGLSEEDASAIRAAGLLHDICHTPFSHTTEEIFEHVTGMNHMEMAEKLIKGEVRTYCERDEDLFGGVPPISEVLEMSGIPPGKVCDLILYPRSRDESLDAFSDGKRAQHFSPKDFIHQIIHGPVDADQMDYLVRDAYYTGVSHGKVDIDRLIGTMRVHNDRIVIEKGGKPAAEGLMVSRSLMHSSVYFHRTVRIIKMMLMKSVEASALDVSGIYLWNDAELMNRLIEEGGTSSKIARSVQNRVLYKKVITKFSEDTSEDMLSQLSEFTSYPKRKQLEGEIADRAGVDVSDVVVDIPPSSILLSKMSIGKTDVSILDPEGKVKALTRLSPVAKALQSRDAFGWSLLIASPEEHKDAVRRASGKILNL; from the coding sequence ATGTCAGAGATATCCAAAGTGATACATGATCCGGTCCACGGCAGCATCGTAGTGGACGAGCCGTTCCTGACGATCCTAGACAGGCATGAGATGCAGAGACTGAGGGGGGTGAGTCAGCTCGGCCTGGGAAACATGGTATTCCCAGGCGCGAACCATACGAGATTCGAGCATTCTCTGGGCGTCTACCATCTAGCGGGCAGGATGGCGTCCTCCATCGGGCTCTCCGAAGAGGACGCATCGGCGATAAGGGCGGCGGGGCTTCTGCATGATATCTGTCATACTCCTTTCTCACACACGACGGAGGAGATCTTTGAGCACGTAACCGGAATGAATCACATGGAAATGGCGGAAAAGCTCATCAAAGGCGAGGTAAGGACGTACTGCGAAAGGGACGAAGATCTTTTCGGAGGCGTCCCGCCGATATCCGAGGTCCTGGAAATGAGCGGGATCCCGCCGGGGAAAGTGTGCGACCTGATATTGTATCCCCGATCCAGGGACGAAAGTCTGGATGCCTTCAGCGACGGAAAGAGGGCGCAGCACTTCTCACCAAAGGACTTCATACACCAGATAATACACGGGCCGGTGGACGCCGACCAGATGGACTATCTCGTCAGGGACGCATATTACACCGGCGTCTCCCACGGGAAGGTGGACATTGACAGACTTATAGGGACCATGAGGGTCCACAATGACAGGATCGTGATCGAAAAAGGCGGGAAGCCGGCCGCCGAAGGCCTGATGGTATCCAGGTCACTCATGCACTCTTCGGTCTATTTCCACAGAACGGTCAGGATAATCAAGATGATGCTTATGAAATCCGTTGAGGCGTCAGCCCTTGACGTCAGCGGAATATACCTTTGGAATGATGCGGAGCTGATGAACCGCCTTATTGAGGAAGGGGGAACGTCCTCCAAGATAGCCAGGTCGGTCCAGAACAGGGTCCTTTATAAAAAGGTCATAACGAAATTCAGCGAGGACACGTCCGAGGACATGCTGTCGCAGCTTTCGGAATTCACTTCATATCCGAAAAGGAAACAACTCGAAGGAGAGATAGCGGACCGCGCGGGAGTGGACGTCTCGGATGTTGTGGTCGATATCCCCCCGAGCTCGATACTGCTCTCGAAGATGAGCATCGGTAAGACTGATGTTTCGATACTCGATCCCGAGGGTAAGGTCAAGGCCCTGACCCGGCTGTCGCCGGTCGCAAAGGCGCTTCAGTCGAGGGACGCCTTCGGCTGGTCGCTGCTGATCGCTTCTCCCGAAGAGCATAAGGATGCGGTCCGCAGAGCTTCCGGAAAGATACTCAACCTTTGA
- a CDS encoding argininosuccinate synthase translates to MNTGKKTSGNREKVVLAYSGGLDTSVAIRWLQEKYDLDVIAVAVNVGQPDSKDDIISRAKTIGAIKAEYVDAREEFVTDYIWPSLKANAMYQGVYPLSTAVARPVIIKKLVEIAREEGAKYIAHGCTAKGNDQVRFDVGIMSLGPELKIIAPMRDWVMTREEAVEYARANNLPIALKKKSPYSIDENLWGRSCECGPLEDPWMEPPEDSCDWTTPPEDAPNEPEYLEIMFEKGIPVGYNGERKDGVTLITELNRIASRHGIGRIDHIEDRLIGVKSRETYECPAAILLIAAHRDMEFLTVQKNVLEFKRGVEQKYSELVYNGLWFGALRESLDRFVDDTQKFVTGTVRMKLFKGSAAAIGRRSDYSLYEEGLSTYSKGDCFDHASAVGFIYCWGLPDKTAAKAHMKSKK, encoded by the coding sequence ATGAATACAGGAAAGAAAACATCCGGCAATAGAGAAAAGGTTGTTTTGGCTTATTCGGGCGGTCTCGATACGTCGGTTGCTATCAGGTGGCTGCAGGAAAAGTATGACCTGGACGTCATAGCGGTCGCGGTCAACGTGGGACAGCCTGACAGCAAGGACGACATAATCTCAAGGGCGAAGACCATCGGCGCGATAAAGGCCGAGTATGTGGACGCGAGAGAAGAGTTCGTAACGGATTACATATGGCCCTCGCTGAAAGCCAACGCCATGTACCAAGGCGTCTACCCGCTGAGCACGGCTGTCGCAAGGCCGGTCATCATCAAGAAGCTTGTGGAGATCGCAAGGGAGGAGGGTGCGAAGTACATAGCGCACGGGTGTACGGCAAAGGGCAACGACCAGGTGCGCTTCGACGTGGGGATAATGTCGCTCGGCCCGGAATTGAAAATAATAGCTCCTATGAGGGACTGGGTGATGACGCGCGAGGAGGCGGTCGAGTACGCTCGCGCCAACAACCTCCCGATAGCATTGAAGAAAAAGAGCCCGTATTCCATAGACGAGAACCTTTGGGGGAGGAGCTGCGAGTGCGGGCCCCTTGAGGACCCTTGGATGGAGCCGCCGGAGGACTCGTGCGACTGGACAACGCCTCCGGAGGACGCACCGAACGAGCCTGAGTATCTGGAGATAATGTTCGAAAAAGGCATACCGGTCGGATACAACGGAGAGAGGAAGGACGGCGTCACACTGATAACGGAGCTGAACAGGATCGCGTCAAGGCACGGCATCGGGCGCATCGACCACATCGAGGACCGCCTGATCGGAGTGAAGAGCAGGGAGACATACGAATGCCCCGCCGCGATACTGCTGATCGCGGCGCACAGAGACATGGAGTTCCTAACTGTCCAGAAGAACGTCCTCGAGTTCAAGAGAGGCGTCGAGCAGAAGTATTCCGAGCTGGTATACAACGGGCTTTGGTTCGGCGCCCTCCGCGAGTCGCTGGACAGGTTCGTGGATGATACGCAGAAGTTCGTCACCGGGACTGTGAGGATGAAGCTCTTCAAGGGGAGCGCGGCCGCCATCGGAAGAAGATCGGATTATTCGCTCTACGAAGAGGGTTTATCCACTTACTCCAAAGGAGATTGTTTCGATCACGCGTCGGCCGTCGGGTTCATCTATTGCTGGGGGCTGCCTGACAAGACGGCGGCGAAGGCCCACATGAAAAGCAAGAAGTGA
- the sepF gene encoding cell division protein SepF, with protein sequence MFGRKKEERKGKVFVDLNEHSAPMYAQSDAKIKAVEVTSYRDLKALTDMAYRGNILVLDFSRFAEGDAAKREIAKRLLEVAKDISGAFTEVSDRLMILSPSGLNIDKCRITYRE encoded by the coding sequence GTGTTCGGCAGGAAGAAAGAGGAACGGAAGGGGAAGGTATTCGTTGATCTGAACGAGCACAGCGCGCCCATGTATGCGCAGTCGGACGCTAAGATAAAGGCTGTGGAGGTCACGTCGTACCGCGACCTGAAAGCGCTGACGGACATGGCGTACCGGGGGAACATACTGGTGCTGGATTTCTCAAGGTTCGCCGAAGGGGACGCGGCAAAAAGGGAGATCGCAAAACGCCTTCTGGAGGTCGCAAAGGATATCAGCGGCGCCTTCACCGAGGTATCCGACAGACTGATGATACTCAGCCCCAGCGGCCTGAACATCGATAAATGCAGAATAACATACAGAGAGTGA
- a CDS encoding flavodoxin family protein: MKVIALNGSPRLIGNTSNILHEVSDELEKEGIETEHIQLYSSRFTLCNDCRSCEIRGDGRCILEDDDLNEIVDKMREADGVILASPCYYGACSSQMKIFLERTGMILEKGDKGLRRKVGGAIVVNAHEGGSMVYSQLVYWMLRNQMIVCGGIPGPIVTALNSPQYQNDKEGMKGVVSLAKEMAWTITKLNGL, from the coding sequence ATGAAGGTCATAGCTCTCAACGGCAGCCCTCGGCTGATCGGCAACACAAGCAACATACTCCACGAAGTGTCCGACGAGCTGGAGAAAGAGGGCATAGAGACAGAGCACATCCAACTGTATTCTTCGAGGTTCACTCTCTGCAATGACTGCAGGTCCTGCGAGATCAGAGGGGACGGGAGATGTATTCTCGAAGACGATGATCTTAACGAGATCGTCGATAAGATGAGGGAGGCCGACGGGGTCATCCTAGCATCCCCTTGTTACTACGGGGCATGTTCTTCGCAGATGAAGATATTCCTTGAGAGGACGGGAATGATCCTGGAAAAGGGGGACAAAGGATTGAGGAGGAAGGTCGGAGGGGCGATCGTCGTGAACGCCCACGAAGGAGGTTCGATGGTTTACTCCCAGTTGGTCTACTGGATGCTCAGGAATCAGATGATCGTATGCGGAGGGATCCCCGGGCCGATCGTGACCGCCCTCAATTCCCCCCAGTATCAGAATGACAAAGAAGGTATGAAAGGGGTCGTCAGCCTTGCAAAGGAGATGGCCTGGACCATCACCAAGCTGAACGGCCTCTGA